A genomic segment from Ardenticatenales bacterium encodes:
- a CDS encoding DUF2892 domain-containing protein, whose product MNPFVTFMASMTGRVVRIVAGIALIAWGLWGLTGTVGIVVAIVGLLPLVAGVFDFCVFAPLFGAPLSGPKIRAGK is encoded by the coding sequence ATGAACCCCTTTGTGACATTTATGGCTTCTATGACCGGGCGCGTGGTGCGCATTGTGGCGGGTATTGCCCTGATCGCCTGGGGATTGTGGGGATTGACGGGAACTGTCGGGATTGTCGTTGCTATTGTGGGGCTGCTGCCTCTGGTAGCCGGGGTGTTCGATTTTTGCGTGTTTGCCCCCCTGTTTGGCGCGCCTCTGAGCGGGCCGAAGATTCGCGCCGGTAAATAG
- a CDS encoding peptidylprolyl isomerase codes for MQIDVKKKYVVTMETNRGTIEIELHPQHAPLTVNNFVFLCREGFYDGVSFHRVISNFVIQGGDPTGSGAGGPGYRFSDETAGNPLKHMRGALSMANAGPNTNGSQFFITHSPQPHLNGRHTVFGTVASGMDVVDAIRAGDKMVRVTVQES; via the coding sequence ATGCAAATTGACGTGAAGAAAAAGTACGTGGTGACGATGGAAACCAATCGCGGCACCATTGAGATTGAATTGCACCCGCAACACGCGCCGTTGACGGTAAACAACTTCGTCTTCCTCTGCCGTGAGGGTTTTTACGATGGCGTCTCCTTTCATCGCGTTATTAGCAACTTCGTCATCCAGGGGGGCGATCCGACGGGCAGCGGAGCGGGCGGCCCCGGATACCGCTTCTCCGATGAGACCGCGGGGAATCCGTTGAAGCATATGCGCGGCGCTCTCTCTATGGCAAATGCCGGCCCCAATACCAACGGTAGTCAATTTTTCATCACACATTCCCCGCAGCCGCACCTGAACGGGCGACACACCGTGTTTGGCACGGTCGCCAGCGGCATGGATGTGGTGGACGCCATCCGCGCCGGAGACAAAATGGTGCGCGTGACCGTGCAAGAAAGCTGA
- a CDS encoding NifU family protein encodes MAMTFSDPAQTMSEASPEERMRALIEAISSYIEMYHGGAVSMVAFDGKMLKVHMSGACDGCRLAPTTLHGWVEGTVRQFFPEIESVLAV; translated from the coding sequence ATGGCGATGACGTTTTCTGATCCCGCGCAAACGATGTCTGAGGCCAGCCCGGAAGAGCGGATGCGTGCCCTTATCGAAGCTATCAGCAGCTACATTGAAATGTATCATGGCGGAGCCGTGTCCATGGTCGCTTTCGATGGGAAAATGCTAAAAGTGCATATGTCCGGCGCTTGCGATGGATGCCGCCTGGCCCCGACCACGCTGCATGGCTGGGTCGAAGGGACCGTACGCCAATTCTTCCCGGAGATTGAGTCCGTCCTGGCTGTGTGA